From a single Cyclobacterium marinum DSM 745 genomic region:
- the miaE gene encoding tRNA-(ms[2]io[6]A)-hydroxylase: MKYAIDLKVPSSQEWLNAVMQDFDTFLQDHADCERKASAMATSLIAKYPDREKIIPEMIETAIEELEHFQEVFELMQSRGVPLNKEMKEDLYIKQLMPLTHGGTNESRFLSRLLMGSIVECRGCERFKMVSEAHEDPALKKFYKTLWTSEAKHGNIFVELALQYFEEETVYKRLHEMMEFEGEVVKNLPIKPALH; the protein is encoded by the coding sequence ATGAAATACGCCATTGACCTTAAAGTTCCATCCTCTCAGGAGTGGCTGAATGCAGTAATGCAAGATTTCGATACTTTCCTTCAAGACCATGCAGATTGTGAAAGAAAAGCCTCGGCAATGGCCACTTCGCTAATTGCGAAATATCCTGATAGAGAAAAAATAATTCCGGAAATGATCGAAACTGCCATTGAAGAATTAGAGCATTTTCAGGAGGTATTTGAACTGATGCAAAGTAGAGGTGTTCCTTTGAATAAAGAAATGAAAGAAGACCTGTATATCAAGCAATTAATGCCGTTAACCCATGGAGGAACCAATGAAAGTCGATTCTTGTCCAGGTTATTAATGGGTTCTATTGTAGAATGCAGGGGCTGTGAAAGGTTTAAAATGGTCTCTGAGGCACATGAAGACCCTGCTTTAAAGAAGTTTTACAAGACCCTGTGGACTTCTGAAGCCAAACATGGTAATATTTTTGTAGAATTGGCTTTGCAATATTTTGAAGAAGAAACGGTTTACAAAAGATTGCATGAAATGATGGAATTTGAAGGAGAGGTTGTCAAAAACCTCCCCATTAAACCAGCCTTACATTAA
- a CDS encoding Gfo/Idh/MocA family protein translates to MSQESVKVLVVGCGNMGASHALAYHQLDGYEIVGLVSGGKTKEVLNEKLGGGYALYDDFYKAMEATKPDAVSISTYPDTHETFAIKAIESGCDVFVEKPLADTVEGARRVVNAATKHNKKLVVGYILRHHPSWENFISVSQKLGKPLVMRMNLNQQSEDKMWTLHRNLMKSLSPIVDCGVHYIDVMCQMTRSKPVQVYAIGARLTEEIPEGNYNYGNLQIRFEDGSVGWYEAGWGPMVSETAFFIKDVFGPKGSVSIVAKEAGGSGKSDSIEAHTKTESLLYHRSELDANEKFAHEDEWIDLTDEPDHNGLCKREQEYFLKAIKEDIDLTDHMEDAVNSLRIAFACDESVRTGKVVHL, encoded by the coding sequence ATGAGCCAAGAATCAGTTAAAGTATTAGTAGTTGGATGTGGAAATATGGGAGCCTCGCATGCCCTTGCTTACCATCAATTGGATGGATATGAAATTGTAGGACTTGTATCCGGAGGTAAAACCAAGGAGGTATTGAATGAGAAACTAGGTGGGGGATATGCCTTGTATGATGATTTTTATAAAGCAATGGAGGCAACCAAACCTGATGCTGTAAGTATATCTACCTATCCTGATACGCATGAGACTTTTGCCATTAAAGCTATTGAAAGTGGTTGTGATGTGTTTGTTGAAAAGCCTTTGGCTGACACCGTTGAAGGAGCCAGAAGAGTAGTGAATGCAGCTACGAAACACAATAAAAAGCTGGTAGTTGGTTATATCTTGAGACATCATCCCTCATGGGAGAATTTTATCTCAGTAAGTCAAAAATTAGGGAAGCCTTTGGTAATGCGAATGAACCTTAACCAGCAAAGTGAGGATAAAATGTGGACTTTGCATAGGAATCTAATGAAAAGCCTTAGCCCAATTGTGGATTGTGGGGTTCATTATATTGATGTAATGTGCCAGATGACCCGTTCTAAGCCAGTGCAAGTGTATGCAATCGGGGCCAGATTGACTGAAGAAATTCCTGAAGGGAATTATAACTACGGAAATCTTCAAATCAGGTTTGAAGATGGTTCTGTTGGTTGGTATGAGGCAGGATGGGGACCGATGGTCAGTGAAACTGCCTTTTTCATTAAAGATGTTTTTGGACCAAAAGGTTCTGTGTCCATTGTCGCTAAAGAAGCGGGTGGATCTGGTAAATCAGATAGTATTGAGGCCCATACAAAAACCGAATCACTTTTATACCACAGATCTGAGTTGGATGCCAACGAGAAATTTGCCCATGAAGACGAATGGATTGATTTGACTGATGAGCCGGATCACAATGGCTTATGTAAACGAGAACAAGAGTATTTTTTGAAAGCGATTAAAGAAGATATTGATTTAACGGATCACATGGAGGATGCAGTCAATAGTTTAAGGATAGCTTTTGCTTGTGATGAATCTGTCAGAACAGGAAAAGTTGTACATTTATAA
- a CDS encoding phytanoyl-CoA dioxygenase family protein, whose translation MISDLSKVHALISDLFEWPKNEKDWDQYRLTGEQIAFFHENGYLPNIKLLAHWQVARLNEELESITDPNQPGMDLFYEFVSNESANPDTVLFHSLGHWRVKEGFHDILWNPAFVMAASQLLGNNSVRFWHDQLFCKPAKHGGVVAWHQDYSYWTRSVPMQHLTCWVGLDDVDIDNGCLYYVPKSHNWGLLDKPELAGDMEGLMEYLTEEQKKEFKPVPIEMERGYGTFHHPLMVHGSYENKSERSRRAFVLNVFADGTKSNTDQELLKGVPVFSPGEKLEGQFFPMLIDRNKH comes from the coding sequence ATGATAAGTGATTTATCAAAAGTTCATGCATTGATATCAGATCTTTTTGAATGGCCAAAAAATGAAAAAGATTGGGATCAGTATAGATTAACGGGAGAACAAATTGCCTTTTTCCATGAAAATGGCTATCTGCCTAATATTAAATTGTTAGCGCATTGGCAAGTAGCGCGACTAAACGAAGAATTAGAAAGTATTACAGATCCCAATCAACCGGGAATGGATTTGTTTTACGAATTTGTTTCAAATGAATCAGCTAATCCTGATACTGTTTTATTCCATTCATTGGGACATTGGAGGGTTAAAGAAGGGTTTCATGATATTTTATGGAATCCTGCCTTTGTCATGGCTGCCAGCCAACTGTTGGGAAATAATTCTGTACGATTTTGGCATGATCAATTGTTTTGTAAGCCGGCCAAGCATGGAGGTGTGGTGGCATGGCATCAGGATTACTCCTATTGGACAAGATCTGTTCCTATGCAACATTTGACTTGTTGGGTTGGATTGGATGACGTAGATATAGACAATGGTTGTCTTTACTATGTTCCTAAAAGTCATAATTGGGGTTTATTAGATAAACCTGAATTGGCTGGAGATATGGAAGGTTTAATGGAATACCTCACCGAAGAGCAGAAAAAAGAATTTAAACCTGTACCAATCGAAATGGAAAGAGGCTATGGTACTTTTCATCATCCTTTGATGGTACATGGCTCCTATGAGAACAAGTCAGAAAGATCTAGAAGGGCCTTTGTACTTAATGTATTTGCCGATGGAACCAAGTCAAATACGGATCAAGAGCTATTAAAAGGAGTGCCTGTGTTTTCTCCGGGCGAAAAATTGGAAGGTCAATTTTTCCCTATGCTTATTGATAGAAATAAGCATTAA
- a CDS encoding PVC-type heme-binding CxxCH protein — MQKITFKNKIWMGLIAFAATLVFLSTLDIWEGASRQLPGIQVPEGFEIEEAILPGLVQYPMFGVFDDRGRLFVMESSGHTEGTEEILKEPNFQILLLTDANLDGIFDHKTVYVDNLPFPMGGAFVDGSLIVSASPDLIKFTDNDGDGIAEEKEVLLTGWTLNHNAAILSGPFMGPDGWLYMADARRGFDIQSKEFVNFKGKGARIWRCLPNGTQLQSFAGGGFDNSIELAFTPSGDVLGTMTYFTDPQGGYRDALMHWVEDGVYPKHNAVIAEDNLVRTGSLMPVMHKIARVSPSGLMRYEGDIWGNDYEGNLFHAEFNTGRIVKTVLSASRASYEADSEHFMTSSLSDFHPTDVLQEPDGNLLVVNTGGWFISGCPLSRTAKPEVPGGIFRIRKKKIDPEKDPWGNKIAWESLSVPELVGLLEDTRWKVSEKAGEYLLKQPLAAIPYLVNVLATHPDEAIRTKAVFLLFRTQNPRAWNQLVLGLKDKSDQVKIATARVVGMAEVISAKKELIQLLDKQPNLALARQVAVALGQIGDPEATTPLLKLMKTNGADRFISHAVIFALIQMENEDLLLEELKNGNFNKAALIALDQKQSPLLKENLVQNYLSNSDSTVRGTALWVLENHSDWEVAFTNYLKYFFKEGNGRMSELEAILPTFIDEQAVQNYLASVLDRTTITEEEKLKVLQSLEKSPPKELLPALKGSLFQLLNSSQKVTQKAVINLAVLLKEKTFIPAFNKILTETKKDASLKLAVYNGLVNLGESLSTNDLKWVAEQLLVEGRQALHGEAINILRNLDLNIQDLSWLLQEILPKSASGDVSYLLELFDDVEDVNILVKLEEKLLDRQEVWANLSIHQLELIFGKSKAGKTLIDSLEARQEERITELEELAEGLVRGDVDRGRAIFYGVGACSTCHAVSGKGETFGPDLTNIGEIRSKHDILEAMLFPGVSFAREYETVTIQTEGQKYIGIIKGFENGRYELAVGPGSLVTVDEKDIISLEEANQSLMPAGLIGNLSNQEISDLMHYLQSLPDGIYTRNN; from the coding sequence ATGCAAAAAATCACTTTTAAGAACAAAATTTGGATGGGGTTGATTGCCTTCGCAGCAACCTTAGTCTTTTTGTCAACTTTGGATATTTGGGAGGGGGCTAGCCGGCAACTTCCCGGTATTCAAGTACCAGAAGGTTTCGAGATTGAAGAGGCAATTTTGCCCGGACTTGTTCAATATCCCATGTTTGGGGTTTTTGATGACCGAGGTAGGTTGTTTGTGATGGAATCAAGTGGACATACAGAGGGTACAGAAGAAATTTTAAAAGAACCGAATTTTCAAATTTTGTTATTAACAGATGCTAATCTGGATGGTATTTTTGATCATAAAACCGTTTACGTTGACAATTTGCCATTTCCTATGGGAGGGGCCTTTGTAGATGGAAGTTTAATCGTCTCGGCTTCTCCTGATTTGATCAAGTTTACGGATAATGATGGGGATGGCATTGCTGAAGAAAAGGAGGTATTGCTTACAGGTTGGACATTAAATCATAATGCAGCAATATTGAGTGGGCCGTTTATGGGACCGGATGGTTGGTTATACATGGCTGATGCTAGAAGGGGTTTTGATATACAAAGCAAGGAGTTTGTAAATTTTAAGGGTAAAGGGGCACGTATTTGGCGCTGTTTGCCTAATGGGACTCAATTACAGAGCTTTGCCGGAGGCGGGTTTGATAACTCAATAGAGTTGGCCTTTACTCCATCTGGTGATGTTTTGGGAACGATGACTTATTTTACCGATCCCCAGGGTGGATATAGAGATGCACTTATGCATTGGGTGGAAGATGGAGTATACCCAAAACACAATGCCGTGATTGCTGAAGATAATTTGGTCCGTACCGGCAGTTTAATGCCAGTTATGCATAAAATTGCCAGGGTCTCTCCATCAGGATTAATGCGTTATGAAGGAGACATATGGGGGAATGATTATGAAGGCAATTTGTTTCATGCTGAATTCAACACCGGCAGAATTGTGAAAACTGTGCTTTCTGCTTCACGTGCAAGCTACGAAGCGGATAGTGAACATTTTATGACCTCTAGTCTTTCTGATTTTCACCCAACTGATGTATTGCAAGAGCCCGATGGTAATCTTTTGGTAGTCAATACCGGTGGCTGGTTTATTTCTGGTTGTCCATTGAGTAGAACTGCCAAGCCTGAAGTGCCTGGCGGAATATTTAGAATACGTAAAAAGAAAATTGATCCTGAAAAAGACCCTTGGGGTAATAAAATTGCTTGGGAATCCTTATCTGTACCTGAATTGGTGGGACTTTTGGAAGATACACGCTGGAAGGTTTCCGAAAAGGCCGGGGAGTATCTTTTGAAACAGCCGCTTGCTGCGATACCTTATTTGGTAAATGTATTAGCAACCCATCCTGATGAAGCCATTCGGACAAAGGCAGTTTTTCTATTATTTAGGACTCAAAACCCTAGGGCATGGAATCAACTCGTTCTGGGATTGAAAGATAAAAGTGATCAAGTTAAAATTGCAACAGCAAGAGTAGTGGGGATGGCTGAGGTGATTTCTGCCAAGAAGGAATTGATTCAATTGTTAGACAAACAGCCAAATCTTGCTTTGGCAAGACAAGTGGCAGTAGCTCTAGGTCAAATTGGGGATCCTGAGGCAACTACTCCGTTATTGAAATTAATGAAGACAAATGGAGCAGATAGGTTTATTTCTCATGCGGTAATTTTTGCTTTGATTCAAATGGAGAACGAAGATTTGCTTTTAGAGGAGTTGAAGAATGGTAATTTTAATAAAGCAGCCTTGATCGCTCTGGATCAAAAGCAAAGTCCATTGTTAAAGGAAAACTTGGTTCAAAACTATTTGAGTAATTCAGATAGCACAGTTCGGGGAACGGCACTTTGGGTGTTGGAGAATCATTCCGACTGGGAAGTTGCCTTTACCAATTACTTGAAATATTTTTTTAAGGAGGGAAATGGTCGGATGAGTGAATTAGAAGCGATACTCCCCACTTTTATTGATGAACAGGCAGTTCAAAATTATTTAGCTAGTGTTTTGGATAGGACAACCATAACTGAAGAAGAAAAATTAAAGGTTTTGCAATCGTTGGAGAAAAGCCCGCCGAAAGAACTTTTGCCCGCCCTCAAAGGTAGTTTATTCCAATTATTAAATAGTTCACAAAAAGTTACCCAAAAAGCGGTGATTAATTTGGCCGTACTATTAAAAGAGAAAACATTTATTCCCGCCTTTAATAAAATATTGACTGAAACCAAAAAAGACGCCTCTTTAAAATTGGCTGTTTATAACGGTCTAGTAAATCTAGGGGAGTCTTTGTCTACAAATGATTTAAAATGGGTTGCTGAGCAATTACTAGTGGAAGGAAGGCAAGCACTGCATGGCGAAGCAATAAATATTTTAAGAAATTTAGATTTAAATATTCAGGATTTATCCTGGCTTTTGCAGGAAATTTTACCTAAATCTGCCAGTGGTGATGTGTCTTATTTACTTGAATTATTTGATGATGTTGAAGATGTCAATATTTTAGTAAAATTAGAAGAAAAATTATTGGATCGTCAAGAAGTTTGGGCTAATTTATCCATTCATCAGTTGGAACTTATTTTCGGAAAAAGTAAAGCCGGCAAGACCTTGATAGATAGTCTTGAAGCGAGACAAGAAGAGAGGATAACGGAATTGGAAGAACTGGCTGAAGGCTTGGTGAGAGGAGATGTAGACCGGGGTAGGGCTATATTTTATGGAGTTGGGGCTTGTAGTACTTGTCATGCTGTATCAGGAAAAGGAGAGACTTTCGGTCCGGACCTTACCAACATTGGCGAGATTCGTTCTAAGCATGATATTTTGGAGGCCATGCTTTTCCCAGGAGTTAGTTTTGCTCGTGAATACGAAACTGTAACCATTCAAACAGAGGGGCAGAAATATATAGGGATTATAAAGGGTTTTGAGAATGGAAGGTATGAGTTGGCCGTTGGTCCCGGCAGTTTAGTAACTGTAGATGAAAAAGATATTATTTCATTGGAGGAGGCCAACCAATCTTTGATGCCTGCAGGCTTGATAGGCAATTTGAGTAATCAAGAAATCAGTGATTTAATGCATTATCTTCAATCCCTTCCGGATGGGATCTATACGAGAAATAACTAG
- a CDS encoding 3-keto-disaccharide hydrolase translates to MRTIYKIFAILFFMSFFLESSVAQEKLFKFGVQQDLSALIQGKKDKGKAINWIDVNTGKDTWRFEGDELICEGLPIGVIRSENQYENFIMYVEWKHMSDGGNSGTFVWSDATPGPNDLPNGVEVQMLELDWVNQHKNEKGELPPIAYVHGELFGVGGVETVPDTPRGTRSKSIENRCLGKGLWNTYVVVCIDGVIKLSVNGKFVNGISKSSQKKGYICLESEGAPIHFRNLTVTELPPGVTSAEQIAPLLPNP, encoded by the coding sequence ATGAGGACTATTTATAAGATTTTTGCTATTCTATTCTTTATGAGTTTCTTCTTGGAGTCTTCAGTGGCGCAAGAAAAGCTATTTAAATTTGGGGTCCAACAAGACCTTAGCGCCTTGATTCAGGGTAAAAAAGACAAGGGCAAAGCTATCAATTGGATTGATGTAAATACAGGGAAGGATACTTGGCGTTTTGAGGGAGATGAATTGATTTGTGAGGGTTTACCTATAGGGGTAATTCGTTCTGAAAACCAATACGAAAATTTCATCATGTATGTGGAATGGAAACACATGTCTGATGGAGGCAATTCCGGAACATTTGTATGGTCCGATGCCACTCCCGGTCCCAATGATCTTCCCAATGGAGTGGAAGTGCAAATGCTCGAATTAGATTGGGTAAATCAACATAAAAATGAAAAAGGTGAATTACCCCCAATTGCATATGTACATGGTGAGTTGTTTGGGGTAGGTGGGGTAGAAACCGTGCCGGACACTCCTAGAGGTACCCGTAGTAAATCTATTGAAAACAGGTGTTTAGGAAAAGGGCTTTGGAATACCTATGTGGTGGTATGTATAGATGGAGTGATCAAACTTTCAGTGAATGGTAAATTTGTGAACGGTATCAGCAAGTCCAGTCAAAAAAAGGGGTATATCTGTCTTGAGTCTGAAGGAGCGCCTATTCATTTTAGAAATTTGACTGTAACTGAATTACCACCGGGAGTGACCTCAGCAGAGCAGATCGCCCCTTTATTGCCAAACCCATAA
- a CDS encoding glycosyltransferase yields MTQDIATISANYIKRFNVNQPYFRDLPSEDLSLIIVIPSYKEPNISFTLASLCQCIAPQGKVELLVVVNSPENSLQEVVEVNRNTFKQLNTWKNQLAENKIRLKIIAEEKLPKKFAGAGLARKIGMDEALQRWTLAKKDGPIICLDADCTVSKDYLIVAEKAFSDPLTQLAHYQFKHLFLKEKDENLKNGIVQYELHLRYHIQGLKWAGYPNAKHTVGSCMVVRASAYAKSGGMNRRKAGEDFYFMHKLLPISQFTYLPAMVYPSCRSSDRVPFGTGRAQLEFLDARAQIRNTYHPETYALLKQFFNLVPNLYHSAEGFKELPEPIQNFLREQGFENRLTDLKCQSKSAKIFAKNFWQWMDGFMVLKMTHYLRDTYFSEVPLDLACNSLLKKLEENQTTLPLIELLKKYQQLDLRGYSLELTTKDI; encoded by the coding sequence ATGACTCAAGATATAGCTACTATTTCAGCTAATTATATAAAAAGATTCAATGTAAATCAACCTTACTTTAGAGATTTGCCCTCGGAAGATCTTTCACTTATAATTGTGATTCCTTCCTACAAGGAACCGAATATTTCATTCACTTTAGCTTCTTTGTGCCAATGCATTGCCCCCCAAGGAAAAGTGGAACTCCTAGTGGTGGTCAATTCTCCTGAAAATTCGCTGCAGGAGGTAGTGGAAGTTAATAGAAATACCTTCAAGCAATTGAACACTTGGAAAAATCAATTGGCCGAAAATAAAATCAGGCTTAAAATTATAGCAGAGGAAAAGCTTCCTAAAAAGTTTGCAGGTGCAGGTTTGGCAAGAAAGATTGGGATGGATGAAGCTTTACAAAGGTGGACTTTGGCAAAAAAGGATGGACCAATTATATGTTTAGATGCTGATTGTACTGTTTCTAAAGATTATTTGATTGTAGCCGAAAAGGCTTTCTCAGACCCATTGACCCAACTTGCCCATTATCAGTTCAAACACTTATTCTTAAAGGAAAAAGATGAAAATCTTAAGAATGGTATTGTTCAATATGAACTTCACTTGAGATATCATATTCAAGGTTTAAAGTGGGCCGGATATCCAAATGCCAAGCACACGGTTGGTTCTTGCATGGTGGTTAGGGCTTCTGCTTATGCAAAGTCCGGGGGGATGAATAGGAGAAAGGCAGGGGAGGATTTTTATTTCATGCATAAGCTTCTTCCGATTAGTCAGTTTACATACCTCCCGGCCATGGTTTATCCTTCTTGTAGATCCTCTGATAGGGTGCCATTTGGTACAGGAAGAGCTCAATTGGAGTTTTTGGATGCTAGAGCTCAAATTAGAAACACTTATCATCCCGAAACCTATGCTTTATTGAAGCAATTCTTTAATCTTGTTCCAAACTTATATCATTCAGCGGAAGGCTTCAAGGAATTACCTGAACCCATACAAAATTTCCTACGTGAGCAAGGTTTTGAAAATAGACTTACAGACTTAAAATGCCAATCAAAATCTGCCAAAATCTTTGCCAAAAACTTTTGGCAATGGATGGACGGTTTTATGGTACTCAAAATGACGCATTATTTAAGAGATACTTACTTTTCTGAAGTGCCTTTAGACTTGGCCTGCAACTCGCTATTAAAGAAATTGGAAGAAAATCAAACTACTTTACCATTGATTGAATTACTGAAAAAATACCAACAGCTTGATTTAAGAGGTTATTCTTTGGAGCTAACCACAAAAGATATTTGA
- a CDS encoding 3-keto-disaccharide hydrolase gives MLRKPSICLVLFFAFNLVRFSTFAQSYPIDLPDSWEKGEAIALFDGDDLNHWYTFIKDRGRDEDPKKVFQVEDGILTISGEEWGCITTINPYDNYILKTSFRWEGETYGDRKTKARDSGFLIHSKGKDGGYSGIWMHGIEVQIIEGGTGDFLVVGDGTETFGLSAPVAKELQGSSHLYEPSGDIKRINKGRINWYGRSPKWSDTIGFRGKKEVEKKMGKWNDLEIQTWEGNIAVFLNGKLVNFATNVKPEFGRIQVQSEGATIAFKEITLYPLIK, from the coding sequence ATGCTTAGAAAGCCTAGTATTTGTTTAGTATTGTTTTTTGCCTTCAATTTGGTGCGTTTTTCCACATTTGCCCAAAGTTATCCAATAGACCTACCTGATAGCTGGGAAAAGGGTGAAGCAATAGCCCTATTTGATGGAGATGATTTGAATCACTGGTATACTTTTATTAAAGACAGAGGAAGGGATGAAGATCCTAAGAAAGTATTTCAGGTGGAAGATGGTATCTTGACCATTAGTGGTGAAGAATGGGGTTGTATTACAACCATAAATCCTTATGACAATTACATCTTAAAAACATCTTTTCGTTGGGAAGGAGAAACTTATGGTGACCGAAAAACCAAAGCCAGAGATAGCGGCTTTTTAATTCATTCAAAAGGTAAAGATGGGGGATACAGTGGAATTTGGATGCATGGAATAGAAGTGCAAATCATTGAAGGCGGTACTGGTGATTTTTTAGTAGTTGGAGATGGTACAGAAACATTTGGCTTAAGTGCACCGGTGGCAAAAGAATTACAGGGAAGTTCACACCTTTATGAGCCGAGTGGGGATATAAAACGAATCAATAAAGGTAGAATCAATTGGTATGGAAGGTCACCAAAGTGGTCTGATACCATAGGTTTTAGAGGCAAAAAAGAAGTGGAGAAGAAAATGGGTAAGTGGAATGATTTAGAAATTCAGACTTGGGAAGGAAATATTGCTGTATTTTTAAATGGTAAACTTGTCAACTTTGCCACAAATGTAAAACCTGAGTTTGGAAGGATACAGGTTCAATCAGAAGGGGCAACCATAGCCTTTAAAGAAATAACCCTTTATCCGCTGATCAAATAA
- a CDS encoding 3-hydroxyacyl-CoA dehydrogenase family protein encodes MSSEFDPNEFPVGIIGLGMMGSSIAVCMLIAGHPVTGVELIEEALEGAKTRIDNHFKLAQEKGLLNGSPEDYLKKLTISSDLSTLKDCRLVLESIKEDIQIKKEVFEKVDAIVAKDAFITSNTSAIPISELQVFVSNPERFFGLHWMEPAFTTRFLEVICGDKSDLKKAQFLYDLGELWQKETVLLKKDIPGFIANRLMYAMYREAMHLVDEDYASVEDVDRACRNVAGYFIPMMGVFRWMDFTGIASYHKVMKDLFPTLNNADAPGKLMNKIVDGGGRGIFNGKGFYEYTEEEKEIWQKLYNDFSFEIRDLTLKYPADIVQQKLKEKHEEDQ; translated from the coding sequence ATGTCGAGTGAATTTGACCCTAATGAATTTCCAGTTGGAATCATTGGTTTAGGAATGATGGGGAGCAGCATTGCTGTTTGTATGCTAATAGCCGGACATCCGGTAACAGGTGTAGAGCTGATAGAAGAAGCGCTTGAAGGAGCTAAAACAAGAATTGATAACCACTTTAAATTGGCTCAGGAAAAAGGACTTTTAAATGGTTCTCCTGAGGACTACCTGAAAAAGCTAACTATTTCTTCGGACCTTTCTACCTTGAAGGATTGCCGCTTGGTATTAGAGTCCATCAAGGAGGATATTCAAATAAAGAAGGAGGTTTTCGAAAAAGTAGATGCCATTGTGGCCAAGGACGCTTTTATTACTAGCAATACATCGGCAATTCCAATAAGTGAATTACAGGTTTTTGTGAGTAATCCGGAACGATTTTTTGGGTTACACTGGATGGAACCTGCATTTACTACTCGGTTTTTAGAAGTGATATGTGGGGATAAAAGCGATCTAAAAAAAGCTCAGTTTCTATATGATTTGGGTGAATTGTGGCAAAAAGAAACCGTATTGTTGAAAAAAGACATACCGGGGTTTATTGCCAATAGGCTAATGTATGCCATGTACCGTGAAGCCATGCATCTGGTGGATGAAGATTATGCCTCAGTAGAAGATGTGGATCGGGCATGTAGAAATGTAGCCGGATATTTTATTCCGATGATGGGGGTCTTTCGTTGGATGGATTTTACAGGAATTGCCTCTTATCATAAAGTAATGAAAGATCTTTTTCCTACCCTAAACAATGCAGATGCTCCAGGTAAGCTTATGAACAAAATTGTTGATGGTGGTGGAAGAGGCATTTTCAATGGGAAAGGGTTCTATGAATACACTGAAGAAGAAAAAGAGATCTGGCAAAAATTATACAACGACTTTTCTTTTGAAATTAGGGACCTTACCTTAAAATATCCTGCAGATATTGTACAGCAAAAGCTGAAGGAAAAACATGAGGAAGATCAATAA